Part of the Bacteroidia bacterium genome is shown below.
TCAAACCAATTTACAATTTCCGTTAATTCAATGGATTTCTTTTCTTCCCCTTGAATATCTTTAAAGATTTTACCGCTTTTCATCATCACCATTCGGTCACCAAAATGCTTGGCATCTTTTAATTGATGGGTAACCATAAAGGTTGTCCAACCCATTTCTTCATGAAATTGTTGAGCAAATTCCATGATTAATTTGGATGTTTTGGGATCTAAAGCAGCCGTCGGTTCATCCATTAATACAAGCTTGGCTTCAGTCATGGTGGCCATTAATAAGGTTAATGCCTGTCGCTGTCCACCGGATAGCAAACCCATACGCTGATCTAACTTGTTTTCAAGTCCTAGCTTTAGGAGTTTCACCTTGGACTGAACTAATTCCTGAAAGCTTTTTCCGGTATGGATACCTAAGCCTTTGGTAGTGTTTCGAACTGCTGCCAATCTGAAGTTCTCCAGAATGCTTAATTCAGAAGCAGTTCCTTGAAATGGATCTTGAAAAACCCGGGCTATCCATTTGGAACGACTGTATTCCGGAATCTGCTGAATTTCTTGTTGGTCCAATAGAATTTTACCGGAATCGGGTTGGGTTTTGCCGGAAATTAAATTTAACAAGGTTGATTTGCCGGAACCATTGGATCCCAAAATCGTAACGAATTGCCCTTTGTTTACTTCCCAGTTAAAATCCTGAATTACTTGAATTTTTTCAGCACCAGAACTAAAAGTTTTACTTAAAGATATAAACTTTAACTGACTCATAATTAAACCTTCAAGAGTTTTTCGGCTGCCTTTTCTAACGTTTCATCCTGCTTGGCAAAACAGAATCTTAAAAGTTTATTGTCAACAGGTTTATGGTAAAAAACTGAAATGGGAATGGATGCTACTCCAAATTCTTTGGTGAGTCGAATAGCGAAATCGGTATCTTTTTCTTCTGTAATATTTTTGTAACTCATTAGTTGGAAATACGAGCCTTTGCATTCAATCGGCTGAAACCTGCTTTCCTTGGTTAGTTTCAAAAATAAATCACGTTTAGCCTGGTAAAATTCAGGCAGGTAAGTGTAATTTGCCTTATTCTTTAAAAACTCATTGATGGCCCATTGGAAAGGATGATTGGCTGAAAAAACATTGAATTGATGGACTTTTCTGAATTCTTTCATCAAATTTTCCGGACCAACAATATAGCCCATTTTCCATCCTGTAACATGCAAGGTTTTGCCAAATGAAAATACCACCAGGCTTCGTTCGGCCAGTTTAGGAAACCGCATTACACTTTGATGTTCCAGTTTGTCAAAAATTAAATGTTCATATACCTCATCACTTAAAATAATGATATCGGTATTTTTAGTGATTTTCTCCAACTGAAGCATATCCTGAGCCGAAAGGATGGCAGATGCCGGGTTATGCGGAGTATTGATAATGATCATTTTGGTTTTTTGCCTAATCATTTTCTTTACTTCGTTCCAATCGATATGAAAATCAGGGGCTTTTAATTGGATGTAAATAGGAATACCTCCGCTTAGTTCAATAGCAGGAGCATAGCTATCGTAGCAAGGTTCGAACAACAATACTTCATCTCCTTCCTTTACTAAGGCAGAAATAGCTGTAAATAAGGCCTGTGTTCCGCCGGAAGTGATGGTAATTTCAGTATCGGGATTATATATTGCACTGTACGAATCCTGTATTTTTTCTGACAGGGTTTCTCTTAATTCCAAAAGACCGGGCATTGGTGCATATTGGTTAAGCCCTTTCTTCATAGCTTGGTTGACAAGGGAAACCAATTCTTCAGAACATGGAAAATCCGGAAAACCTTGTGATAAATTGATGGCACCTACCTCATTTGCCAATTTTGACATCACCGTAAAAATGGTGGTTCCGGTATGTGGTAATTTGGATTGAATAACCCCTGGAAATTTAGGCATGAAAGTTCAACGAATTTGGAGGCCCTAAATTATCAGTACCTGCAATTTTGTACAACTCAAGTTTTCAACAATACTTGGGAATGTACTTATATCCTCTGCATTTACCTTGTTTAGAGTTAT
Proteins encoded:
- a CDS encoding ATP-binding cassette domain-containing protein, which produces MSQLKFISLSKTFSSGAEKIQVIQDFNWEVNKGQFVTILGSNGSGKSTLLNLISGKTQPDSGKILLDQQEIQQIPEYSRSKWIARVFQDPFQGTASELSILENFRLAAVRNTTKGLGIHTGKSFQELVQSKVKLLKLGLENKLDQRMGLLSGGQRQALTLLMATMTEAKLVLMDEPTAALDPKTSKLIMEFAQQFHEEMGWTTFMVTHQLKDAKHFGDRMVMMKSGKIFKDIQGEEKKSIELTEIVNWFD
- a CDS encoding methionine aminotransferase, which translates into the protein MPKFPGVIQSKLPHTGTTIFTVMSKLANEVGAINLSQGFPDFPCSEELVSLVNQAMKKGLNQYAPMPGLLELRETLSEKIQDSYSAIYNPDTEITITSGGTQALFTAISALVKEGDEVLLFEPCYDSYAPAIELSGGIPIYIQLKAPDFHIDWNEVKKMIRQKTKMIIINTPHNPASAILSAQDMLQLEKITKNTDIIILSDEVYEHLIFDKLEHQSVMRFPKLAERSLVVFSFGKTLHVTGWKMGYIVGPENLMKEFRKVHQFNVFSANHPFQWAINEFLKNKANYTYLPEFYQAKRDLFLKLTKESRFQPIECKGSYFQLMSYKNITEEKDTDFAIRLTKEFGVASIPISVFYHKPVDNKLLRFCFAKQDETLEKAAEKLLKV